One Panicum virgatum strain AP13 chromosome 9K, P.virgatum_v5, whole genome shotgun sequence genomic region harbors:
- the LOC120650834 gene encoding pre-mRNA-processing factor 19, with the protein MICPISGEVPAEPVVSKKSGLLFERRLIERYIEDHGKCPVTKEELTMDDIVPVKTNKVVKPRPLQSASIPGLLGIFQNEWDALMLSNFALEQQLHTARQELSHALYQHDAACRVIARLKKERDEARTLLAQAERQIPASLAGAAPATVVSNGKRAMEDEIGPDGKKIRPGINPVMIEELTECNTMLSAQRKKRQVPPTLAPIDALESYTQISSHPLHKTNKPGILSMDIHPSKDIVATGGIDTNAVLFDRPSGQILCTLTGHSKKITTLKFVPRDELFVTGSADKTVRIWRESENGNYNCIHTLKDHTAEVEAVTVHATQKYFVTASKDNSWCFYDISTGSCLTQVGEASGQEGYTSASFHPDGLILGTGTTDGVVKIWDVKTQSKAATFEGHVGPVTAMSFSENGYFLATAAHDGVKLWDLRKLRNFRTLSPYDSDTPTNAVEFDFTGNYLALGGSDIRVYQVANVKVEWNLIKTLPDLSGTGKVTSVKFGADAKYIAVGSMDRNLRIFGLPGDDQMEESNTAE; encoded by the exons ATGATCTGCCCGA TCTCCGGCGAGGTGCCGGCCGAGCCGGTGGTGTCCAAGAAGTCGGGGCTCCTCTTCGAGCGGCGGCTCATCGAGCGCTACATTGAG GACCATGGCAAGTGTCCGGTCACCAAGGAGGAGCTCACCATGGACGATATCGTGCCGGTCAAGACCAACAAG GTTGTGAAGCCGAGGCCTTTGCAGTCTGCAAGCATTCCAGGACTTCTTGGGATATTTCAAAAC GAGTGGGATGCTCTCATGCTTTCTAATTTTGCTTTGGAGCAGCAGCTTCACACAGCAAGACAAGAACTTAGTCATGCACTCTATCAG CATGATGCTGCCTGCCGTGTTATAGCCAGATTAAAGAAGGAAAGAGATGAGGCAAGAACACTTTTGGCCCAAGCTGAGAGACAGATTCCTGCATCACTTGCAGGAGCTGCTCCTGCAACTGTAGTTTCCAACGGAAAAAGAG CAATGGAAGATGAAATTGGCCCTGATGGCAAGAAGATTCGTCCTGGTATCAACCCTGTCATGATCGAAGAACTTACAGAATGCAATACCATGCTTTCCGCACAGCGTAAGAAAAGACAG gtCCCGCCAACTCTGGCGCCGATCGATGCACTTGAGAGTTATACTCAGATCAGCAGTCATCCCCTTCATAAGACAAACAAACCAGGCATTTTGTCCATGGACATTCATCCTTCAAAG GACATTGTTGCAACTGGGGGTATTGATACAAATGCAGTACTGTTTGATCGACCGTCTGGTCAAATCTTGTGCACGCTTACTGGTCACTCAAAGAAG ATAACCACTTTGAAGTTTGTTCCACGTGATGAACTCTTTGTAACTGGGTCTGCAGATAAG ACTGTACGCATTTGGCGAGAGAGCGAGAATGGGAACTATAACTGCATCCATACATTGAAAGATCATACTGCTGAG GTTGAAGCTGTTACAGTCCATGCAACTCAAAAGTATTTCGTGACTGCTTCCAAGGATAACTCCTGGTGCTTCTATGATATTTCGACAGGATCTTGCCTCACACAG GTTGGCGAGGCTTCAGGACAAGAGGGATATACTTCTGCATCGTTCCATCCGGATGGTCTTATCCTTGGAACTGGAACCACTGATGGTGTTGTTAAAATTTGGGATGTGAAGACTCAG TCAAAGGCTGCAACGTTCGAGGGGCATGTTGGACCAGTCACTGCTATGTCCTTCTCTGAAAATGGTTACTTCCTAGCA ACCGCTGCTCACGATGGTGTCAAGCTTTGGGATCTCCGGAAATTAAGAAATTTTAGGACCTTATCTCCTTATGATTCAGACACACCGACCAATGCTG TGGAATTCGATTTTACCGGAAACTATCTTGCACTTGGTGGTTCAGATATAAG GGTTTACCAAGTAGCTAATGTCAAGGTTGAATGGAATCTTATCAAGACATTACCAGACTTATCAGGAACAG GTAAAGTAACATCTGTGAAGTTCGGAGCCGATGCTAAGTACATTGCCGTAGGTTCTATGGACCGCAACCTACGGATATTTGGACTCCCTGGAGATGACCAAATGGAGGAATCGAATACAGCCGAGTGA